In Papio anubis isolate 15944 chromosome 17, Panubis1.0, whole genome shotgun sequence, the following are encoded in one genomic region:
- the LOC103878897 gene encoding LOW QUALITY PROTEIN: ADP-ribosylation factor 2 (The sequence of the model RefSeq protein was modified relative to this genomic sequence to represent the inferred CDS: deleted 2 bases in 1 codon; substituted 2 bases at 2 genomic stop codons) has product MGSIFEKLVKSLLGKKEMRILILGLDTAGKMTILYKLKLGETVPTIPTVGFHMETVEXKYKRYKNIAFTVXDVGSHFKMRPLWRHIFQNTKGLIFVVDSNDRERIDEAREVLTYLLEDDELRNAVLLVFANKQDLPNTMNAAEITDKLGLHSLRYGNWHIQATCATTGHGLYEGLDWLANQLQNQN; this is encoded by the exons ATGGGAAGCATTTTTGAAAAGCTCGTTAAGAGTCTACTTGGGAAAAAAGAGATGCGGATTCTTATATTGGGTTTGGATACAGCTGGAAAAATGACCATCTTGTATAAATTGAAGCTGGGGGAGACTGTGCCTACCATCCCTACAGTAG GTTTCCATATGGAGACggtagaa taaaaatataaaagatataaaaatatcgCCTTCACAGTCTGAGATGTTGGCAGCCACTTCAAAATGAGACCTCTGTGGCGGCATATTTTCCAGAACACAAAAG GTCTGATTTTTGTGGTTGACAGTAATGACAGAGAGCGGATTGATGAGGCCCGGGAAGTACTAACTTACTTATTAGAGGATGATGAGCTCAGAAATGCAGTTTTATTGGTATTTGCCAATAAACAG GATCTCCCTAATACTATGAACGCGGCAGAGATAACAGACAAGCTCGGCCTCCATTCCCTCCGCTACGGAAACTGGCACATTCAGGCTACTTGTGCCACTACCGGACATGGGCTTTACGAAGGCCTGGACTGGCTCGCCAACCAGCTCCAGAACCAGAATTGA